The Kribbella sp. NBC_00662 nucleotide sequence GGGCCGTCCACTTCTGGGGATCTGTGGCGGGTACCAGATGCTCGGATCATCCGTCTCCGATCCGCACGCGGTCGAGTCCGGCGGCGATCACTCCGGCCTGGATTTGTTGCCCGTCGCAACCACCTTCGCGCCGGAGAAGACGCTGGCGCGGCCGACGGCCACGGCGTACGAGATCCACCACGGGGTGGTCGAGGTGACGGGCGACGCGGGGGAGTTCCCGGGTGGCTGCCGGAGCGGCAACACCTGGGGGACGATCTGGCACGGGCTGCTCGACGACGACGCGGCGCGGCATGCGTTCCTCACCGAGGTCGCCGAGCTGACCGGCAAGCCCGCGCCCGACGGCTCGGTCTCGTTCGCCGGGCTGCGCGCGGAGCGGCTGGACCGCCTGGCAGACATGATCGAGGAGTACGCCGACACCGCCGCGCTGCTGCGGTTGATCGAGAACGGCGCACCGCCCGTCCCCTTCGTGCCACCGGGAGCCCCGTGAAGACCGAGCTGCAGAACTACCTCCAGGAGACCCGGGCGTTGATGCTCGCGAAGCTCGAGGGGCTGAGCGAGTACGACCGCCGCCGTCCGGTGGTGCCGTCGGGCACCAATCTGCTCGGGTTGGTGAAGCACCTGGTCGGGATCGAGTACGTCTACCTCGGCACCAGCGTCGGCCGTCCGCCGACTGAACAGCTGCCCTGGGAGGCGGACGGTTCGGTCTGGGAAGGTGCCGACATGTGGGCCAAGCCGACCGAGTCGACGGAGTACCTGACCGGCCTCTACCGCGAGGCCTGCGCACACAGCGATCGGTCGATCGCCGACCTCGACCTGGACCACCCCGCCGAGGTCCCGCACTGGCTGGAGGGCAACCGCAGTACGACCTTCGGCGCCCTACTCGTCCGCGTCGTCGACGAGACCGCCCACCACGCCGGCCACGCAGACATCATCCGCGAACTGATCGACGGCCAGGGCGGCAAGGACGCCGGCCTGCTCGACGAAACCGCCTGGACGGACTACTACACGACGATCCAACGCGCGGCGGAGAAGTTCCTGGATGGATGACTTCGAGCGTCTGCGTGGGCGGCTGTTCGGGATTGCGTATCGGATGACCG carries:
- a CDS encoding DinB family protein encodes the protein MKTELQNYLQETRALMLAKLEGLSEYDRRRPVVPSGTNLLGLVKHLVGIEYVYLGTSVGRPPTEQLPWEADGSVWEGADMWAKPTESTEYLTGLYREACAHSDRSIADLDLDHPAEVPHWLEGNRSTTFGALLVRVVDETAHHAGHADIIRELIDGQGGKDAGLLDETAWTDYYTTIQRAAEKFLDG